In the genome of Fusobacterium necrogenes, one region contains:
- the deoD gene encoding purine-nucleoside phosphorylase, with the protein MTPHNNAKIGEIAKNVLMPGDPLRAKFIAETFLKNIKQVNSVRNMLAYTGTYKGKEITVMASGMGMPSIGIYSYELFKVYGVENIVRIGSAGAYVDKLDVYDVVLAESAWSQSTFAHTQNGYESDTTYPDKELNEKIIATAKKLGIPLHVEKIHSSDVFYTEPNVDSYKEHFAKHGCTCVEMESFALFHNAKVLGKKAACLLTISDSFTSHKVTTPEERQTAFTKMMEIALETFID; encoded by the coding sequence ATGACACCACACAATAATGCTAAAATCGGAGAAATTGCAAAAAATGTTTTAATGCCTGGAGATCCTTTAAGAGCAAAATTTATAGCTGAAACATTTTTAAAAAATATAAAACAAGTTAACTCTGTTAGAAATATGCTTGCCTATACTGGAACATATAAAGGAAAGGAAATTACTGTTATGGCTTCTGGAATGGGAATGCCATCAATAGGAATATACTCTTATGAGTTATTCAAAGTATATGGAGTAGAAAATATTGTACGTATTGGTTCAGCTGGAGCTTATGTTGATAAGTTAGATGTATACGATGTTGTTTTAGCTGAATCAGCTTGGAGTCAATCAACTTTTGCTCATACTCAAAATGGATATGAAAGTGATACTACATACCCAGATAAAGAATTAAATGAAAAAATTATAGCAACTGCTAAAAAATTAGGTATTCCTTTACATGTTGAAAAAATTCATTCAAGTGATGTATTCTATACAGAGCCAAATGTAGATAGCTATAAAGAGCATTTTGCAAAACATGGTTGTACATGTGTAGAAATGGAGAGCTTTGCTCTATTCCATAATGCTAAAGTTTTAGGTAAAAAAGCAGCTTGTCTCTTAACTATATCTGATTCTTTCACTTCTCATAAAGTTACAACTCCTGAAGAGAGACAAACTGCTTTCACTAAGATGATGGAAATAGCTCTAGAAACTTTTATTGACTAA
- the glyA gene encoding serine hydroxymethyltransferase yields MNKLCEVDKDIFEAIEAEKKRQNEGIELIASENFVSEAVLEAAGSIMTNKYAEGYPDKRYYGGCHIVDIAEKLAIERAKKLFGVNYVNVQPHSGSQANMGVYKALLSIGDTVLGMKLDHGGHLTHGKNVNFSGKDYNIVSYSVSQSDEKIDYDEVEKIALETKPKMIIAGASAYSRIIDFKRFREIADKVGAYLMVDMAHIAGLIAAGVHPSPIPYAHVVTTTTHKTLRGPRGGVIMTNDEEIAKKIDKSIFPGIQGGPLMHIIAAKAVAFKEALTPEFVEYQKQIVKNAKILAKVLEEGGLRIVSGGTDNHMMLIDVKSKGLTGMQVEKSLDLAGITVNKNGIPYDTEKPMVTSGIRIGTPAMTTRGMKEEEMKKIGEFILRVIENIENESELLKIREEVRELCLNFPLY; encoded by the coding sequence ATGAATAAACTATGTGAAGTAGATAAAGATATTTTTGAAGCTATTGAGGCTGAAAAGAAAAGGCAAAACGAGGGAATAGAGTTAATAGCATCTGAAAACTTTGTATCAGAAGCTGTATTAGAAGCAGCTGGAAGTATAATGACAAATAAGTATGCTGAAGGATATCCAGATAAGAGATACTATGGAGGTTGCCATATAGTTGATATAGCTGAGAAATTAGCTATTGAAAGAGCTAAAAAATTATTCGGTGTAAACTATGTAAATGTTCAACCACATTCAGGGTCACAAGCTAATATGGGAGTATATAAAGCACTTCTTAGTATAGGAGATACAGTTTTGGGAATGAAATTGGATCATGGTGGACATTTGACTCATGGAAAAAATGTAAATTTTTCAGGAAAAGACTACAATATTGTATCATATAGTGTTTCTCAATCTGATGAAAAAATAGACTATGATGAAGTAGAAAAAATAGCACTTGAAACTAAGCCTAAAATGATAATAGCTGGAGCTAGTGCTTACTCAAGGATAATAGATTTTAAGAGATTTAGAGAGATAGCTGATAAAGTAGGAGCTTATTTAATGGTAGATATGGCACATATAGCTGGACTTATTGCTGCTGGAGTGCATCCATCTCCTATTCCATATGCTCATGTGGTAACTACTACAACTCATAAAACACTAAGAGGACCTCGTGGTGGAGTTATTATGACTAATGATGAAGAGATAGCTAAAAAGATTGATAAATCTATATTTCCTGGAATACAGGGAGGCCCTCTTATGCATATAATAGCAGCTAAGGCTGTAGCATTTAAAGAGGCTTTGACACCTGAGTTTGTTGAATATCAAAAACAAATTGTAAAGAATGCTAAAATTTTAGCTAAAGTTTTAGAGGAGGGAGGACTTAGAATCGTAAGTGGAGGAACAGATAACCATATGATGCTTATAGATGTAAAATCTAAAGGACTTACAGGTATGCAAGTTGAAAAATCTTTAGATTTAGCAGGGATAACTGTAAATAAAAATGGTATTCCTTATGATACTGAAAAACCAATGGTCACCAGTGGAATAAGAATAGGAACTCCTGCTATGACGACTAGAGGAATGAAAGAAGAAGAGATGAAGAAAATAGGAGAGTTTATTCTTAGAGTTATTGAGAATATTGAAAATGAAAGTGAACTTTTGAAAATAAGAGAAGAGGTTAGAGAGTTGTGTTTAAATTTTCCATTGTATTAA
- a CDS encoding MipA/OmpV family protein produces MKKELLLLGSLLILTQNILAGNIGIGYGVTTPIYHNNKNTYILPIVDFEYNKFFLKGGSTYGLSLGYKLIEEDNYVLSLYGMPFGGYEVKNSDMKSGYKGINDRNTYFMGGMELTYYPGIYNLQTKLAVEYGKEGGHFNLSLSRPFYVSSKIVLIPSLNYIYYDSNFINYYFGIDSSELGRAEGEKITNSFNGREAHRVGIGVLGNYRINETLSLMGFTGVTKLPKEISNSPIVDNDLIYVFGAALIYTF; encoded by the coding sequence ATGAAAAAAGAACTACTATTACTAGGAAGTTTATTAATTTTAACTCAAAATATATTAGCTGGAAATATTGGAATAGGATATGGAGTGACAACACCTATATATCATAATAATAAAAATACATATATTTTACCAATAGTAGACTTTGAGTATAATAAATTTTTCCTTAAAGGAGGAAGTACTTATGGTTTATCTTTAGGATATAAATTAATAGAAGAAGATAATTATGTTTTATCCCTTTATGGTATGCCCTTTGGTGGATATGAAGTAAAGAATAGTGATATGAAGTCAGGTTATAAAGGAATAAATGATAGAAATACTTATTTTATGGGTGGAATGGAGTTAACTTATTATCCTGGAATATATAATCTTCAAACAAAGTTAGCAGTTGAGTATGGAAAGGAAGGTGGCCATTTTAATTTAAGCTTAAGCAGACCTTTTTATGTATCTTCAAAAATAGTATTAATTCCATCATTAAATTATATTTATTATGATTCGAATTTTATAAATTATTATTTTGGGATTGATTCGAGTGAGCTGGGGAGAGCAGAAGGAGAAAAAATAACCAACTCATTTAATGGAAGAGAGGCTCATAGAGTAGGGATAGGAGTTTTAGGAAACTATAGAATAAATGAAACTTTGTCATTAATGGGATTTACTGGTGTGACAAAGTTACCAAAAGAAATATCAAACTCTCCAATAGTTGATAATGATCTGATTTATGTGTTTGGAGCAGCTTTAATTTATACTTTTTAA
- a CDS encoding phosphopentomutase, whose product MKKYKRIFTIVLDSLGIGAMKDSEKFGDIGVDTLGNIAKSVSSLNIPNLQKLGLANLHPIKNVNTVEKPLGYFAVLNETSVGKDTMTGHWEMMGLNIQKPFQTFTDTGFPKELIDELEAKCGRKVVGNKSASGTEILDEYGEHEIATGDMIVYTSADSVLQICGHEKYMGLDNLYKYCEIARELTMKDEWKVGRIIARPYIGEKKGEFKRTSNRHDYALKPYGNTALNVLKNAGLDVISVGKINDIFDGEGVTESHKSKSSVHGMEQTIEIANKDFTGLCFVNLVDFDALWGHRRNPQGYAEEIEKFDKNLGVLLSKLREDDLLILTADHGNDPTYTGTDHTREQVPFIAYSPSFKENGNLGEFDTFAVIGATIVDNFGLTMPQDTIGYSILDKIN is encoded by the coding sequence ATGAAAAAATACAAAAGAATTTTTACAATAGTATTAGATTCATTAGGAATTGGGGCTATGAAAGATTCTGAAAAATTTGGAGATATAGGAGTAGATACACTTGGTAATATTGCTAAATCTGTTTCTTCTCTTAATATTCCAAATCTGCAAAAATTAGGATTAGCTAATCTACATCCTATTAAAAATGTAAATACAGTAGAAAAACCATTAGGATATTTTGCTGTTCTTAATGAAACTAGTGTTGGAAAAGATACTATGACTGGGCATTGGGAGATGATGGGACTTAATATACAAAAACCTTTCCAAACTTTTACTGATACAGGTTTTCCAAAGGAATTAATAGATGAACTTGAAGCTAAATGTGGACGTAAAGTAGTTGGAAATAAATCTGCTAGTGGTACAGAAATACTTGATGAATATGGAGAACATGAGATAGCTACGGGAGACATGATAGTTTATACCAGTGCTGACTCAGTTTTACAAATCTGTGGACATGAAAAATATATGGGATTAGATAATCTTTATAAATATTGTGAAATAGCTAGAGAACTTACTATGAAAGATGAATGGAAAGTCGGGAGAATAATAGCTAGACCATATATAGGTGAAAAAAAAGGAGAATTCAAAAGAACAAGTAATAGACATGATTATGCTTTAAAACCTTATGGAAATACTGCTCTTAATGTTTTAAAAAATGCTGGACTAGATGTAATTTCTGTTGGAAAAATTAATGATATATTTGATGGAGAGGGAGTTACTGAGTCTCATAAATCAAAAAGTTCTGTTCATGGAATGGAACAAACTATTGAAATAGCCAACAAAGATTTTACAGGTCTTTGTTTTGTAAATTTAGTAGATTTTGATGCTTTATGGGGACACAGAAGAAATCCGCAAGGTTATGCTGAGGAGATAGAAAAATTTGATAAAAATTTAGGAGTACTTCTTTCTAAGTTGAGAGAAGATGATCTGTTAATATTGACAGCTGATCATGGAAATGATCCTACTTATACTGGAACTGATCACACTAGAGAACAAGTGCCTTTTATAGCTTATTCTCCATCTTTTAAAGAAAATGGAAATTTAGGAGAATTTGATACCTTTGCTGTAATAGGAGCAACAATAGTTGATAACTTTGGACTAACAATGCCTCAAGATACTATTGGATACTCTATTTTAGATAAAATAAATTAA
- the deoC gene encoding deoxyribose-phosphate aldolase, with amino-acid sequence MDRNKILSAVDHTLLTQNATWEDIKQILDDGIKYSVASACIPASYVKKAKEYVGDKLPICTVIGFPNGYSTTAVKIFETEDAIKNGADEIDMVINITDVKNENFNAILEEIKDIHKACNGKILKVIVETCLLTEEEKIKMCEIVTNSGAEYIKTSTGFSTGGATFDDIALMKKYVGKNVKIKAAGGISSLDDAAKFMELGADRLGTSRIVKIIKGENFKNIY; translated from the coding sequence ATGGATAGAAATAAAATATTAAGTGCTGTTGACCACACACTTTTAACTCAAAATGCTACTTGGGAAGATATAAAACAAATTCTTGATGATGGAATAAAATACAGTGTTGCTTCTGCTTGTATTCCAGCTTCTTATGTAAAAAAAGCTAAAGAATATGTAGGAGATAAGCTACCTATTTGTACAGTAATTGGTTTCCCTAATGGGTATTCTACAACTGCTGTAAAAATTTTTGAAACTGAAGATGCTATTAAAAATGGTGCTGATGAAATAGACATGGTTATCAATATTACTGATGTAAAAAATGAAAATTTTAATGCAATCTTAGAAGAGATTAAAGATATTCATAAAGCTTGTAATGGTAAAATATTAAAAGTAATCGTTGAAACTTGTCTTCTAACTGAAGAGGAAAAAATAAAAATGTGTGAAATAGTTACTAATTCAGGAGCTGAATATATTAAAACTTCTACTGGATTCTCAACTGGTGGAGCTACATTTGATGATATAGCTCTAATGAAAAAGTATGTAGGAAAAAATGTTAAAATAAAAGCTGCTGGAGGAATCTCTTCATTAGATGATGCTGCTAAATTTATGGAACTTGGGGCTGATAGATTAGGTACAAGTAGAATAGTAAAAATCATCAAAGGGGAAAACTTTAAAAATATATATTAA
- a CDS encoding tetratricopeptide repeat protein: MDRSILKTEIFNQLDMKDLLKKEEEIRIALLGNPNDIELLRGLAILLYHKGDYSGAIKIYKKVLDYRDNKAEGLAFLGQLYYENEDYLNAIKAFEKSLDIDPDVAFVHFLLGNAYSRAGKLMEAVMSYDFAIFLDLDIYKAHIDFAQKYEKMGLLERALKEYTIAYEIDPREKNVSDKIRELKKKLELKVI; this comes from the coding sequence TTGGATAGAAGTATATTAAAGACAGAAATTTTTAATCAACTAGATATGAAAGATTTATTGAAAAAAGAAGAAGAGATACGAATAGCACTTTTGGGCAATCCTAATGATATAGAGTTATTAAGAGGGCTAGCTATTTTATTATATCATAAGGGGGATTATTCAGGAGCTATAAAAATATATAAAAAGGTATTAGATTATAGAGATAATAAAGCAGAAGGATTAGCTTTTTTAGGACAACTTTATTATGAAAACGAAGATTATTTAAATGCGATAAAAGCTTTTGAAAAATCTTTAGATATAGATCCGGATGTTGCTTTTGTACATTTTTTATTAGGTAATGCTTACTCAAGAGCAGGAAAGCTTATGGAAGCAGTTATGAGTTATGATTTTGCAATATTTTTAGATCTAGATATTTATAAGGCTCATATAGATTTTGCACAAAAATATGAGAAAATGGGATTGTTAGAAAGGGCTCTAAAAGAGTATACGATCGCTTATGAAATAGATCCGCGTGAAAAAAATGTTTCGGATAAGATACGAGAGTTGAAAAAGAAACTAGAGTTAAAAGTAATTTAG
- a CDS encoding arsenate reductase family protein: MSVLFINYPKCSTCINARKWLEENKINFENRHIVENNPTKDELKRFIALSGLSARKFFNTSGILYREMKLKEKLVTATEDEMLDILSSNGMLVKRPLLITENGVLIGFKKDKWEEFFK, encoded by the coding sequence ATGTCAGTATTATTTATTAATTATCCTAAGTGTAGTACTTGTATTAATGCAAGAAAATGGCTTGAGGAAAATAAAATAAATTTTGAGAATAGACATATTGTTGAGAATAATCCAACCAAAGATGAGCTTAAAAGATTTATAGCTTTAAGTGGTTTATCAGCAAGAAAATTTTTTAATACTAGTGGGATACTTTATAGAGAGATGAAACTTAAGGAGAAACTTGTTACTGCTACTGAAGATGAGATGTTAGATATCTTGTCATCTAATGGAATGCTAGTAAAAAGACCTTTGTTAATTACAGAAAATGGTGTTTTAATAGGATTTAAAAAGGATAAATGGGAAGAGTTTTTTAAATAA
- the udp gene encoding uridine phosphorylase, giving the protein MKYAEEGVQYHIGLRKGDVGKYVILPGDPKRCEKIARHFDDAKLIADSREYVTYTGYLDGVKVSVTSTGIGGPSASIALEELVRVGADTFLRVGTCGGMQTDIMGGDLVIATGAIRMEGTSKEYAPIEFPAVANLEITNALIQAAKDLNKKYHVGIVQCKDAFYGQHEPETKPVDYELVNKWNAWVRLGCKASEMESAALFVVGDYLKVRVGSSFLVVANQEREKLGLENPVVHDTEAAIEVTVQAIRNLIKQDKESGLL; this is encoded by the coding sequence ATGAAATATGCTGAAGAAGGGGTACAATATCACATAGGATTAAGAAAGGGAGATGTAGGTAAATATGTAATTTTACCTGGAGATCCTAAACGTTGTGAGAAAATAGCAAGACATTTTGATGATGCTAAACTTATTGCAGATAGTAGAGAATATGTTACATATACTGGTTATTTAGATGGTGTTAAAGTAAGTGTTACTTCTACTGGAATAGGGGGACCATCTGCTTCAATAGCTCTTGAAGAGTTAGTAAGAGTTGGAGCTGATACTTTCTTAAGAGTTGGAACTTGCGGTGGTATGCAAACAGATATAATGGGAGGAGATTTAGTTATCGCTACTGGGGCTATTCGTATGGAAGGAACTAGTAAAGAGTATGCACCAATAGAGTTTCCTGCTGTTGCTAATCTCGAAATTACTAATGCACTTATTCAAGCTGCTAAAGATTTAAATAAAAAATATCATGTTGGAATTGTTCAATGTAAGGATGCTTTTTATGGACAACATGAGCCTGAAACAAAACCTGTAGATTATGAACTAGTGAACAAATGGAATGCTTGGGTGCGTCTAGGATGTAAAGCTTCTGAAATGGAATCTGCTGCTTTATTTGTTGTTGGAGATTATTTAAAAGTTCGTGTAGGTTCATCTTTTTTAGTTGTTGCTAACCAAGAAAGAGAAAAATTAGGACTAGAAAACCCCGTTGTTCATGATACAGAGGCTGCTATTGAAGTTACAGTTCAAGCTATTCGTAACTTAATTAAACAAGATAAAGAATCTGGTCTTTTATAA
- the cdd gene encoding cytidine deaminase has protein sequence MQKIFEQYKDILDRAFEVMEKAYAPYSKYHVGACVKTKDGKYYVGANIENASYGLTNCAERSALFHVYSLGYRQDDIESMALVTKGNTLGSPCGACRQVMVELLKKDTPIIIANTNSQAMITNIVELLPFSFTSDDLK, from the coding sequence ATGCAAAAAATATTTGAACAATATAAAGATATTCTAGATAGAGCTTTTGAGGTAATGGAAAAAGCTTATGCACCTTATTCAAAATACCATGTTGGAGCTTGTGTAAAAACTAAAGATGGAAAATATTATGTTGGAGCTAATATAGAAAATGCTTCTTATGGGCTTACTAATTGTGCTGAAAGAAGTGCTCTATTTCATGTATATTCTTTAGGGTATAGACAAGATGACATTGAATCTATGGCTCTAGTAACTAAAGGGAACACTTTAGGAAGTCCTTGCGGAGCATGTAGACAAGTTATGGTTGAGCTTTTAAAAAAGGATACCCCTATAATTATTGCTAATACAAATTCTCAAGCTATGATCACAAATATTGTTGAACTTTTACCTTTTTCTTTTACAAGTGATGATTTAAAATAA
- a CDS encoding NupC/NupG family nucleoside CNT transporter, translating into MKGIIILIGIVLLLGLLYLISSHKKEVKISIVVKALIVQFILAFLLVKFPFGRIVVSKLSDVVTKILSYGFNGLSFVFGSLADPSQATGFIFIIGALGNIIFLSALVAALFYLGILGAIVKVIGKVVGKILGTTQVESFVAVANMFLGQTESPILVSKYLGNMTQSEIMVVLVSGMGSMSATIIGGYTALGIPMEYLLTASALVPFGSIAISKILLPETEHAKVIENVSMDRKGHHENIISAVTEGAVNGIQAVIAIAASLVAFISIVSLVNGILGVAGLSLEKIFAYIFSPFGFFMGLEGKNILYAGELLGFKLVLNEFVAFQNLGQHLASLDYRTGLMLSIAMAGFANVSSMGICISGISILCPDKRPVLARLAFKAMIGGFAVSILSAMIVGFITII; encoded by the coding sequence ATGAAAGGGATAATAATTTTAATTGGTATAGTTTTACTATTAGGTCTATTGTATCTTATATCTTCACACAAAAAGGAAGTAAAAATTTCTATTGTTGTAAAAGCTTTAATTGTTCAATTTATTCTAGCTTTTCTTCTAGTAAAGTTTCCTTTTGGAAGAATTGTAGTATCTAAGCTTTCTGATGTAGTTACAAAAATTCTTAGTTATGGATTTAATGGATTATCATTTGTATTTGGTAGTTTAGCAGACCCTAGTCAAGCTACTGGTTTCATATTTATAATAGGTGCTCTTGGAAACATAATATTCCTATCAGCTCTAGTAGCTGCTCTTTTCTATCTTGGAATATTAGGAGCTATTGTTAAAGTTATTGGTAAAGTAGTAGGGAAAATCTTAGGAACTACTCAAGTTGAAAGCTTTGTTGCTGTTGCTAATATGTTTCTAGGACAAACTGAAAGTCCTATTCTTGTTAGTAAATACTTAGGAAATATGACTCAAAGTGAAATAATGGTAGTTTTAGTTTCTGGAATGGGAAGTATGTCTGCTACAATAATTGGAGGATATACTGCTTTAGGTATCCCTATGGAGTATCTACTTACAGCTTCAGCTCTTGTTCCCTTTGGAAGTATTGCTATCTCAAAAATTCTTTTACCTGAAACAGAGCATGCTAAAGTAATTGAAAATGTAAGTATGGATAGAAAAGGACATCATGAAAATATTATATCAGCTGTTACAGAAGGAGCTGTAAACGGTATCCAAGCTGTTATTGCCATTGCTGCTTCTCTTGTAGCATTTATCTCTATTGTTTCTCTTGTAAATGGTATATTAGGAGTTGCTGGATTAAGCCTTGAGAAAATTTTCGCATATATATTCTCTCCATTTGGTTTCTTTATGGGATTAGAAGGTAAAAATATCTTGTATGCTGGAGAATTACTTGGATTTAAATTAGTCTTAAATGAATTTGTTGCTTTTCAAAATTTAGGTCAACACCTTGCTTCTTTAGATTATAGAACAGGACTTATGTTAAGTATTGCTATGGCTGGGTTTGCTAATGTTTCTAGTATGGGAATTTGTATTTCTGGAATATCTATACTTTGTCCTGACAAAAGACCTGTACTTGCTAGACTTGCTTTCAAAGCTATGATAGGTGGTTTTGCTGTAAGTATTTTAAGTGCGATGATTGTTGGATTTATCACAATTATATAA
- a CDS encoding DnaJ domain-containing protein has product MIYSVSLTFILILFLFIGITVGFNRAIGMAPVLFIVFLLVTFLGWFAINFFWLILLIIFINYLKNRNQPKGTRRTYYYRYNGNNAKDFEDFFRQAGGDFKGQQQDSYHNRNNPFGYTEDRGKYYDILGISRDASRDEIKKAYRDLVKKHHPDKFTNASEIEKEQHENKLKEINEAYEKLSKDFS; this is encoded by the coding sequence ATGATTTATAGTGTTTCATTAACTTTTATATTAATACTATTTTTATTTATAGGAATAACAGTTGGCTTTAATAGGGCTATAGGTATGGCACCTGTATTATTTATAGTATTTTTATTAGTTACATTTCTAGGTTGGTTTGCAATAAATTTCTTTTGGTTAATATTGTTAATTATATTTATTAATTATTTAAAAAATAGGAATCAGCCTAAAGGTACAAGAAGAACTTACTATTACAGATATAATGGTAATAATGCAAAAGATTTTGAGGATTTTTTTCGTCAAGCTGGTGGAGATTTTAAGGGGCAACAACAAGATAGTTATCATAATAGAAATAACCCATTTGGTTATACAGAAGATAGAGGAAAGTATTATGATATTTTAGGAATTAGTAGAGATGCTAGTAGAGATGAAATAAAAAAAGCATATAGAGATTTAGTAAAGAAACATCATCCTGATAAGTTTACCAATGCTAGTGAAATAGAAAAGGAACAGCATGAAAATAAATTAAAGGAGATAAATGAAGCTTACGAAAAACTTTCAAAAGATTTTTCTTAA
- the glmU gene encoding bifunctional UDP-N-acetylglucosamine diphosphorylase/glucosamine-1-phosphate N-acetyltransferase GlmU: protein MKLKTLILAAGKGTRMKSELPKVIHKVNGVPMISKIIKVLSGLNPEENILILGHKKEEVLKIVGENCNYVLQNEQLGTGHAVIQAKGKLQNYDGDVMILCGDTPLLRDSTLKALYEYHKKGEAVTTILTSVYDNPFGYGRVVKENGLVKAIVEEKEATEEIKKIKEVNAGVYCFNSRELFKALERIDNKNEKGEYYLTDVIGIQVSENKKVQSFILEDNMEILGVNSKIELAQAGKILRNRKNKELMEEGVILIDPETTYIEDDVKIGKDTIVYPGVFLQGATVIGENCEIIGNSRIVNSVLGNDIRIENSVVEESSIDNGVTIGPYAHLRPKTYLKEKVHIGNFVEVKKSILEKGVKAGHLTYLGDAQVGENTNIGAGTITCNYDGVNKFKTIIGKDVFIGSDTMLVAPVNVGEGALVGAGSVITKDVPNSSLAVSRSKQIIKIDWRK, encoded by the coding sequence ATGAAATTAAAAACGTTAATTTTAGCTGCTGGAAAAGGAACTCGAATGAAGTCAGAATTACCTAAAGTTATTCATAAAGTAAATGGAGTTCCAATGATATCAAAGATAATAAAGGTCTTATCAGGATTGAATCCAGAGGAAAATATACTTATTTTGGGGCATAAAAAAGAGGAAGTTTTAAAAATTGTAGGAGAAAATTGTAATTATGTCTTACAAAATGAACAATTGGGGACAGGTCATGCTGTTATTCAAGCAAAAGGAAAACTTCAAAATTATGATGGGGATGTAATGATATTGTGTGGAGATACTCCCCTGCTTAGAGATAGTACATTAAAGGCTTTATATGAGTATCATAAAAAAGGTGAGGCTGTTACAACTATACTTACTTCAGTTTATGATAATCCATTTGGTTATGGAAGAGTAGTGAAGGAAAATGGTTTAGTGAAAGCTATTGTAGAGGAAAAAGAGGCTACTGAGGAGATAAAAAAAATCAAAGAAGTAAATGCAGGAGTATATTGTTTTAACTCAAGAGAACTTTTTAAAGCTTTAGAAAGAATAGATAACAAAAATGAAAAAGGAGAATATTATCTTACTGATGTAATAGGAATTCAAGTATCTGAAAATAAGAAAGTTCAAAGTTTTATTTTAGAAGATAATATGGAAATTTTAGGAGTGAATTCTAAGATAGAGTTAGCTCAAGCTGGAAAAATTTTGAGAAATAGAAAAAATAAGGAATTAATGGAGGAAGGAGTTATTCTTATTGATCCAGAAACTACTTATATAGAAGATGATGTGAAAATAGGAAAAGATACTATAGTATATCCAGGAGTATTTTTACAAGGAGCGACAGTTATTGGAGAAAATTGTGAAATAATAGGAAATAGTAGAATCGTAAACTCTGTTCTTGGAAATGATATAAGAATAGAAAATTCAGTCGTAGAAGAAAGTAGTATAGACAATGGAGTGACGATTGGGCCTTATGCTCATTTAAGACCTAAGACTTATCTTAAAGAAAAGGTACATATAGGAAATTTTGTAGAGGTTAAAAAATCCATTTTGGAAAAAGGGGTAAAAGCTGGGCATTTGACATATTTAGGTGATGCTCAAGTTGGTGAAAATACAAATATTGGTGCTGGAACAATCACATGTAACTATGATGGTGTAAATAAATTTAAAACTATAATAGGTAAAGATGTATTTATAGGAAGTGATACTATGCTCGTAGCTCCCGTAAACGTAGGAGAAGGAGCTCTTGTAGGTGCTGGCTCTGTGATTACAAAAGATGTTCCTAATAGTTCATTAGCTGTATCGAGAAGTAAACAAATTATTAAGATCGACTGGAGGAAATAA